The Phacochoerus africanus isolate WHEZ1 chromosome 15, ROS_Pafr_v1, whole genome shotgun sequence genome has a segment encoding these proteins:
- the SNRNP35 gene encoding U11/U12 small nuclear ribonucleoprotein 35 kDa protein, with translation MNDWVPIAKEYDPLKAGSIDGTDEDPHDRAIWRAMLARYTPNKGVTGDPLLTLFVARLNLQTKEEKLKEVFSRYGDIRRLRLVRDLVTGFSKGYAFIEYKEERSLLKAYRDADGLVIDQHEIFVDYELERTLKGWIPRRLGGGLGGKKESGQLRFGGRDRPFRQPINLPVVKNDQFREGKRERRERSRSRERHWDSRMRDRGHDRGRDKRWQEREPARVWPEGDWERERDFRDDRVKGREKRDRSK, from the coding sequence ATGAACGATTGGGTGCCCATCGCCAAGGAGTACGACCCACTTAAAGCTGGCAGCATCGATGGCACTGACGAAGACCCACACGATCGTGCAATCTGGAGGGCGATGCTGGCACGATACACCCCCAACAAAGGCGTCACAGGAGACCCCCTTCTCACTCTGTTTGTGGCCAGACTCAACCTGCAGACCAAAGAGGAGAAGTTAAAGGAAGTGTTTTCACGCTATGGGGATATCCGGCGGCTTCGGCTGGTGAGGGACTTGGTCACGGGCTTCTCAAAGGGCTACGCCTTTATCGAATACAAAGAGGAGCGTTCTCTGCTCAAAGCCTACCGGGACGCTGATGGCCTGGTCATCGACCAGCACGAGATATTTGTGGACTATGAACTGGAGAGAACCCTCAAAGGGTGGATCCCTCGGCGATTGGGAGGGGGTCTGGGGGGGAAAAAGGAATCTGGGCAGTTGAGGTTTGGGGGGCGGGATCGGCCTTTTCGACAGCCCATTAACTTGCCAGTAGTTAAAAACGACCAGTTtcgagagggaaagagggagcgGAGGGAGCGATCTCGATCCCGGGAAAGACACTGGGACTCCAGGATGAGGGATCGGGGCCATGACAGGGGCCGGGACAAGAGGTGGCAGGAGAGAGAACCAGCAAGGGTGTGGCCTGAAGGTgactgggagagagagagggacttcAGAGATGACAGGGTcaaggggagggaaaaaagggaCAGAAGTAAGTAG